Proteins co-encoded in one Desulfitobacterium hafniense DCB-2 genomic window:
- the gltB gene encoding glutamate synthase large subunit, translating into MQNYGLPQKQGLYDPALEHDACGMGFVVSIKGEKSHEIIDEALTVLENLNHRGASGADENTGDGAGILVQIPHDFFQRECEVLGFALPEKGNYGVGMIFAHRYADFRQIQMETFERIVIEEGQRILGWREVPIDKSTIGESAKTVMPRFIQVFIEKNPEILDVMDFERKLYTIRKRAEKIILPMCEDKGGTFYVASLSAKTIVYKGMLTAEQLRHFYLDLSDLDFVSALAMVHSRFSTNTFPSWERAHPNRYIVHNGEINTIRGNVNWMRARQKCIDSSLFEDIAKVYPIVDEFGSDSAMFDNSLEFLHLTGRSLPHAVMMMIPEPWENNDFMPKAKRDFYAYNSFLMEPWDGPAAMGFTDGVVIGGVLDRNGLRPSRYYVTKDDKVILASEVGVIDIKPENVQYKGRLEPGKMLLIDTEAQRIIADEEIKAGVARKNPYGEWIEKHIVKLSSLPEAARMDQGAGSVGIVEESEESKDQGQLIQQQKAFGYTFEDITKTIQPMAVEGVDPVGAMGMDSPLAVLSEKPQMLYLYFKQLFAQVTNPPIDGIREEIVTSCTMLLGNSGNLLDPDQENTASLFLEHPILTNEQLNRIKHLQHGQFKTVTLSMLYPVAGGPKAMERALERLCREADKAIAEGANIIILSDRGVDKEQAAIPALLASSGLHHHLIRKEIRTNLGIVLESAEPREVHHFCTLVGYGVTAINPYLAYETIEDLAAKGLLDGLTAQAGIKNFIKASVKGMLKVLTKMGISTMHSYHGAQIFEAVGLRKDLIDKYFTMTPSRLEGIGLEEIALENQMRHESAYDENSLYADSLEVGGYFQCKEDGEKHLYNPETIYLIQKACREGNYALFKEYTKKINEEEVYTLRHLLDFKYNAGDTIPIEEVESVDSIVKRFKTGAMSYGSISKEAHEALAVAMNRLGGKSNTGEGGEDCERFKVLTNGDTKNSAIKQVASGRFGVTSNYLVNAQEIQIKMAQGAKPGEGGQLPGRKVYPWVAKTRHSTPGVDLISPPPHHDIYSIEDLAELIHDLKNANRGARINVKLVSEVGVGTIAAGVAKGKADVILISGYDGGTGASPRTSIRNAGLPWELGLAETHQTLVLNKLRDRVVVETDGKLLSGRDVVIAAMLGAEEFGFATTPLIALGCVMMRVCNLNTCPVGIATQDEELRKNFTGKPEHVENFMRFIAQEMREIMAKLGFRTINEMVGRTDRLKSKETIKNWKASQLDLSQILYQPYAGSDVSRYNTQAQKHLLEKSLDMKKLLRVCQPALENQKPIRAKLKINNVDRVVGTIIGSEISKRYGEQGLPEDTIKLAFVGSAGQSFGAFVPKGLTLELEGDSNDYLGKGLSGGKIAVYPPRTADFVPEENILIGNVAFYGATSGEAYINGIAGERFCVRNSGVHAVVEGVGDHGCEYMTGGKVVILGKTGRNFAAGMSGGVAYILDFDENYCNKSMVLLENIQSEAELDEVKEMIRKHVEYTHSPQGGKVLADWESYATRFTKVIPKDYKRMLANIDKACQDGYSGDEALMAAFAEHFKTSEAAK; encoded by the coding sequence ATGCAAAATTACGGTTTGCCTCAAAAACAAGGGCTTTACGACCCGGCTTTAGAACACGATGCCTGCGGAATGGGATTCGTGGTCAGCATCAAAGGTGAAAAGTCCCATGAGATAATCGATGAAGCTTTAACCGTATTGGAGAATTTAAATCACAGAGGAGCCAGTGGCGCTGATGAGAACACAGGCGACGGCGCCGGGATCCTGGTCCAGATCCCCCATGATTTCTTTCAGCGGGAATGTGAAGTGCTGGGATTTGCCTTGCCGGAAAAGGGGAATTACGGGGTAGGGATGATCTTTGCTCATCGCTATGCTGACTTCAGGCAAATCCAAATGGAGACTTTCGAAAGGATCGTCATTGAGGAAGGTCAAAGGATCCTGGGCTGGAGAGAGGTCCCTATCGATAAAAGCACGATTGGAGAAAGCGCTAAAACAGTGATGCCCCGCTTTATTCAAGTGTTTATAGAGAAAAACCCTGAGATTCTTGACGTGATGGATTTCGAAAGAAAGCTCTATACCATCCGCAAGCGTGCCGAGAAGATCATTTTGCCGATGTGTGAGGATAAGGGCGGTACCTTCTATGTGGCCAGCCTGTCCGCCAAGACCATCGTTTATAAAGGGATGCTGACGGCGGAGCAGCTGCGTCATTTTTATCTGGATCTATCCGACCTGGATTTCGTCTCGGCTCTGGCTATGGTCCACTCCCGCTTCAGCACCAACACTTTCCCCAGCTGGGAAAGAGCTCACCCGAACCGCTATATTGTTCATAATGGGGAGATTAATACCATCCGGGGGAATGTGAACTGGATGAGAGCCCGTCAGAAATGTATCGATTCTTCCTTATTTGAGGATATAGCCAAAGTCTATCCCATTGTGGATGAGTTCGGCAGTGATTCGGCCATGTTTGACAACAGCCTGGAGTTCCTGCACCTGACCGGAAGATCTCTTCCCCATGCGGTGATGATGATGATTCCGGAGCCTTGGGAAAACAACGACTTCATGCCTAAGGCGAAAAGGGATTTCTATGCTTACAACAGTTTTTTGATGGAACCCTGGGACGGCCCCGCCGCTATGGGCTTTACGGATGGGGTGGTGATCGGCGGGGTACTGGACCGCAATGGGCTGCGCCCATCCCGCTATTATGTCACCAAGGATGATAAGGTCATTCTGGCATCCGAGGTGGGAGTTATCGATATCAAGCCGGAGAATGTTCAATACAAAGGCCGTCTGGAGCCTGGAAAAATGCTGCTTATTGATACGGAGGCCCAGAGGATCATTGCCGACGAGGAGATCAAAGCCGGCGTAGCCCGGAAAAACCCCTATGGTGAGTGGATTGAGAAGCACATCGTGAAGCTCAGCAGTTTACCTGAGGCAGCCCGGATGGATCAGGGAGCTGGGTCAGTTGGGATAGTTGAGGAATCGGAAGAAAGCAAAGATCAGGGGCAGCTGATTCAGCAGCAAAAAGCCTTTGGCTATACCTTTGAAGACATTACAAAAACTATCCAACCGATGGCGGTAGAAGGAGTAGATCCTGTGGGAGCCATGGGCATGGATTCTCCGTTAGCGGTCTTGTCGGAAAAACCGCAGATGCTCTATTTATATTTCAAACAGCTTTTTGCTCAGGTAACCAATCCTCCTATCGATGGCATCCGGGAAGAAATCGTCACGTCCTGCACGATGCTTCTGGGTAATTCCGGGAACCTGCTGGACCCCGATCAGGAGAATACGGCATCCCTTTTCCTGGAGCATCCCATTCTGACCAATGAACAGCTTAACAGGATTAAGCATTTGCAGCATGGGCAGTTTAAAACCGTGACCTTATCCATGCTTTATCCCGTGGCGGGGGGCCCGAAGGCTATGGAGCGGGCCTTGGAGCGGCTCTGCAGAGAAGCGGATAAGGCAATTGCAGAGGGGGCCAATATTATCATTCTCTCCGACCGGGGAGTGGATAAGGAACAGGCAGCCATTCCGGCCCTCCTGGCTTCTTCAGGCCTTCACCACCATCTGATTCGCAAAGAAATCCGTACGAACCTGGGTATTGTGCTGGAATCTGCGGAACCCCGGGAAGTTCATCACTTTTGTACTTTAGTGGGTTATGGTGTCACCGCCATCAATCCTTATCTGGCTTATGAGACCATCGAAGATCTGGCGGCTAAGGGCCTCCTTGACGGACTGACCGCCCAGGCAGGGATCAAAAATTTCATTAAAGCTTCGGTGAAAGGAATGCTTAAAGTTCTCACCAAAATGGGGATCTCCACCATGCACAGCTACCATGGCGCCCAGATTTTTGAAGCGGTGGGGCTGCGGAAGGATCTGATCGACAAGTATTTCACCATGACTCCTTCCCGTCTGGAAGGGATCGGTCTGGAAGAGATTGCCCTGGAGAACCAAATGCGCCATGAAAGCGCCTACGATGAAAACTCTCTCTATGCAGACAGTCTGGAGGTAGGCGGTTACTTCCAATGTAAAGAAGATGGGGAAAAGCATCTCTATAATCCGGAAACCATCTATTTGATTCAAAAGGCCTGCCGGGAAGGCAATTATGCTCTCTTTAAAGAGTACACCAAAAAGATCAATGAAGAAGAAGTCTATACCTTGAGACATCTTTTGGACTTCAAATATAATGCCGGGGACACCATCCCCATCGAAGAAGTGGAATCCGTGGATTCCATCGTCAAACGCTTTAAAACCGGGGCTATGTCCTATGGCTCCATCAGCAAGGAAGCTCACGAAGCTTTGGCTGTTGCCATGAACCGGCTGGGGGGCAAGAGCAATACCGGTGAAGGCGGGGAAGACTGCGAGCGCTTTAAGGTTCTTACCAATGGCGATACCAAGAACAGCGCCATCAAGCAGGTGGCTTCCGGACGCTTCGGTGTCACCAGCAATTATCTGGTCAATGCCCAGGAGATTCAGATCAAGATGGCTCAGGGAGCCAAGCCCGGCGAAGGGGGACAGCTGCCGGGACGCAAGGTCTATCCCTGGGTGGCCAAGACCCGTCACTCCACACCGGGTGTGGACCTGATTTCTCCCCCTCCTCATCATGATATTTACTCCATCGAAGATTTGGCGGAGCTGATCCACGACCTGAAGAATGCCAACCGGGGGGCCCGCATCAACGTCAAATTGGTTTCTGAAGTGGGAGTCGGCACCATTGCCGCCGGAGTAGCAAAAGGAAAAGCCGATGTGATTCTGATCAGCGGTTATGACGGAGGGACGGGAGCTTCCCCCCGCACCAGTATCCGCAATGCGGGACTTCCCTGGGAGCTGGGCCTGGCTGAAACTCATCAGACTCTGGTCCTCAATAAACTGAGAGACCGGGTGGTGGTGGAAACAGACGGCAAGCTTTTGTCAGGGCGTGATGTGGTCATCGCCGCCATGCTGGGTGCTGAAGAGTTCGGTTTTGCCACTACACCCCTGATCGCTTTGGGCTGTGTCATGATGCGGGTCTGTAACCTGAATACCTGCCCTGTGGGCATCGCTACTCAGGATGAGGAATTAAGAAAGAACTTCACAGGCAAGCCTGAGCATGTCGAAAACTTTATGCGCTTTATCGCTCAGGAAATGCGGGAAATCATGGCTAAACTGGGCTTCCGGACCATCAATGAGATGGTTGGCCGTACCGACCGCCTGAAAAGCAAAGAGACGATTAAGAACTGGAAAGCCTCCCAGTTGGATCTCTCCCAGATTCTCTATCAGCCTTATGCCGGCTCTGATGTAAGCCGCTATAACACTCAAGCCCAAAAGCATTTGCTGGAAAAATCCCTGGATATGAAAAAGCTCCTGCGGGTTTGTCAGCCTGCTTTGGAAAATCAAAAGCCGATCCGTGCCAAATTGAAAATCAACAATGTGGATCGGGTGGTGGGGACCATCATCGGCAGCGAAATCTCCAAACGCTATGGAGAACAAGGACTGCCTGAAGATACCATTAAACTGGCCTTTGTGGGCTCAGCCGGTCAAAGCTTCGGGGCCTTTGTCCCTAAGGGGCTGACTTTGGAGCTGGAAGGGGACTCTAACGATTATCTGGGCAAAGGACTTTCCGGCGGTAAAATCGCCGTGTACCCGCCCCGGACGGCGGATTTTGTTCCTGAAGAGAATATTCTGATCGGCAATGTAGCCTTCTATGGAGCAACCTCAGGGGAAGCCTATATTAATGGGATTGCAGGGGAACGCTTCTGCGTCAGAAACAGCGGTGTTCATGCCGTGGTAGAAGGTGTAGGGGATCATGGCTGTGAATATATGACCGGCGGCAAGGTGGTCATCCTGGGCAAGACGGGACGGAACTTTGCAGCGGGAATGTCCGGCGGGGTAGCTTATATCCTGGATTTTGATGAGAACTATTGCAATAAATCCATGGTGCTTCTGGAAAACATCCAATCCGAAGCCGAGCTTGATGAAGTCAAGGAAATGATCCGCAAGCATGTGGAGTATACCCATAGTCCCCAGGGAGGAAAAGTTCTCGCGGATTGGGAAAGCTATGCAACCCGGTTTACCAAAGTGATTCCCAAGGACTACAAGCGGATGCTGGCCAATATCGATAAGGCTTGCCAAGACGGATATTCAGGGGATGAAGCACTGATGGCAGCCTTTGCCGAGCATTTTAAAACGTCGGAAGCGGCTAAGTAA
- a CDS encoding glutamate synthase subunit beta, with the protein MGKATGFLEYQRIDPKKRAPEERIQDWREIKLPRDPEVIKTQGARCMNCGVPFCNGGVVLNGMVSGCPLHNLIPDWNELIYKGQWEEAYRRLSRTSPFSEFTSRVCPAPCEGACTEGYIMEPVTINCIEYEIIEKAFAEGWVKPKKGKVTGKRVAVVGSGPAGLSAANYLNAVGHEVTVYERADRPGGLLMYGIPNMKLEKNVVERRINLMKESGIHFVLNTEVGRDVPAQDLVNQYDAVVLCIGATKARGLNVEGRDLKGVHYAVDFLKANTKSLLDSNFEGLETMAEKDGQEGGWISAQGKNVIIIGGGDTGTDCVATSIRHGCKSVHQFEIMPEPPAKRIEATNPWPEWPKKLKVDYGQEEAISLYGKDPRHYLINTKKIVGNEQGEVKEVHTVEVHWIKDSSGRMVPQEVPGSEKVWEADLVLLAMGFLGPEDAIPNELNLERDERSNLKAVYEEFETNVEKVFAAGDARRGQSLVVSALQEGKLAAREVDKYLMGRSGIR; encoded by the coding sequence ATGGGAAAAGCAACAGGTTTTTTAGAGTATCAGAGAATTGACCCAAAGAAGCGTGCTCCTGAGGAGCGTATTCAGGACTGGCGGGAGATTAAGCTGCCCAGAGACCCTGAGGTGATTAAGACCCAGGGTGCCCGCTGTATGAATTGTGGCGTTCCCTTCTGCAATGGGGGGGTCGTGCTCAATGGCATGGTTTCGGGCTGCCCGCTGCATAATTTGATTCCGGACTGGAATGAACTGATTTATAAAGGGCAATGGGAAGAAGCTTATCGGCGTTTAAGCCGTACCAGTCCCTTCTCGGAATTCACATCCCGGGTTTGCCCTGCGCCCTGTGAAGGAGCCTGCACCGAAGGCTATATTATGGAGCCGGTAACTATCAACTGTATAGAGTATGAAATCATCGAGAAGGCCTTTGCCGAAGGATGGGTAAAGCCCAAAAAAGGGAAAGTCACCGGTAAAAGGGTGGCGGTGGTGGGTTCCGGCCCCGCGGGACTATCGGCAGCGAATTATCTCAATGCCGTGGGCCATGAGGTCACGGTGTATGAGCGGGCCGACCGCCCCGGCGGACTCCTCATGTACGGCATTCCCAACATGAAGCTGGAGAAAAACGTGGTGGAGCGGCGCATAAACTTAATGAAGGAATCCGGTATCCACTTTGTCCTTAATACCGAGGTGGGCAGGGATGTTCCAGCTCAGGATCTGGTGAATCAATATGATGCGGTGGTTCTTTGCATCGGTGCCACCAAGGCCAGGGGGCTCAACGTGGAAGGCCGTGATCTGAAAGGGGTCCACTATGCGGTGGATTTCCTGAAGGCCAACACCAAAAGCCTGCTGGACTCCAATTTTGAAGGCTTGGAAACCATGGCTGAGAAAGATGGCCAGGAGGGCGGCTGGATCAGTGCCCAAGGAAAAAACGTTATCATCATCGGCGGTGGAGACACGGGAACGGATTGTGTCGCGACCTCCATCCGTCATGGTTGCAAAAGCGTCCACCAATTCGAGATTATGCCCGAGCCCCCTGCCAAACGAATCGAGGCCACCAATCCCTGGCCGGAGTGGCCCAAAAAGCTTAAAGTTGACTACGGTCAGGAAGAAGCCATCAGTCTCTACGGAAAAGATCCCCGTCATTACCTTATCAATACGAAAAAGATCGTGGGCAACGAGCAAGGTGAGGTTAAGGAAGTTCATACCGTAGAAGTCCACTGGATTAAAGATTCCTCAGGAAGAATGGTTCCCCAGGAAGTGCCCGGCAGCGAGAAAGTATGGGAAGCAGATTTGGTCCTTTTGGCCATGGGTTTCCTCGGCCCGGAAGATGCTATACCCAATGAGCTGAATCTTGAGCGGGATGAGCGCAGCAACCTTAAAGCGGTGTATGAAGAGTTTGAAACCAATGTGGAAAAGGTTTTTGCTGCAGGAGATGCCCGAAGAGGGCAGAGCCTGGTGGTCTCGGCTCTCCAGGAAGGGAAGCTGGCCGCCCGTGAGGTGGATAAGTATTTGATGGGAAGGAGCGGGATTAGGTAA
- a CDS encoding IS3-like element ISDha7 family transposase (programmed frameshift), whose protein sequence is MINVSKNGKRYNQEFKHDIIRLITEENRSVSSVVQDFGVNEQTVRNWLKQTKERQDPIKTKIAELEAELKARDKKIADQELTIDNLKKGYRHLRPKQPEIIYQMIKKASSSSCPVEKMCETLEVSRSGYYDWDRREPSKRQKENETILKVMKESHTKAQAMIGLDKLWSDVKEAGFQCGRNRVYRLQKQHGLYSVRKKPYRVCLTDSNHDLPKAPNLLNQKFKVEHPNKVWVTDITEFKTAKGSKLYLAAIKDLFHKEIVGWALAEHMRTELCLEALRNAVKRHRPLKGLIHHSDQGRQYCSTVYVEELKHWGMIRSMSRKGNPFDNACAESFFSTIKSERLHHKTYKDIEEARRDIFWYIECFYNRQRRHQALGNLTPAAFLKKHCETQKAA, encoded by the exons ATGATAAACGTGTCAAAAAACGGGAAACGGTATAATCAAGAATTCAAACATGACATTATACGCTTAATCACTGAAGAAAACCGTTCAGTTTCAAGTGTGGTTCAAGATTTTGGGGTCAATGAGCAAACTGTGCGCAACTGGCTTAAGCAAACCAAAGAGAGGCAAGATCCTATCAAGACCAAGATAGCCGAGCTTGAAGCTGAGCTTAAAGCAAGGGATAAAAAGATTGCCGATCAGGAGTTAACGATAGATA ATCTTAAAAAAGGCTACCGCCATCTTCGCCCAAAGCAACCGGAAATAATCTATCAGATGATTAAAAAAGCCAGCAGCTCCAGCTGCCCGGTTGAGAAGATGTGCGAAACCTTAGAGGTATCTCGGAGCGGTTATTATGATTGGGATAGGCGTGAACCCAGCAAGCGTCAAAAAGAGAACGAAACGATTCTTAAGGTGATGAAGGAAAGCCATACCAAGGCTCAGGCAATGATTGGTCTGGATAAACTTTGGAGCGATGTCAAAGAGGCAGGGTTTCAATGCGGTAGAAACCGGGTTTACCGATTACAAAAGCAACATGGACTATACAGTGTTCGAAAGAAGCCCTATCGCGTCTGTCTCACCGACTCGAATCATGATTTGCCCAAAGCCCCGAATCTCTTAAACCAAAAATTTAAGGTTGAGCACCCGAATAAAGTCTGGGTCACGGATATCACAGAATTTAAAACAGCTAAAGGAAGCAAGCTGTATCTGGCTGCCATCAAGGACTTATTTCATAAAGAAATTGTGGGTTGGGCTTTGGCTGAACACATGAGGACTGAGCTCTGTTTGGAAGCCTTAAGGAACGCTGTCAAGCGTCATAGACCGCTCAAAGGGTTGATTCATCATTCGGATCAAGGGCGGCAATACTGCAGCACCGTCTATGTCGAAGAATTAAAGCACTGGGGAATGATACGAAGTATGAGCAGAAAGGGCAACCCCTTTGATAATGCCTGCGCAGAGTCTTTTTTCAGCACCATTAAATCAGAAAGGCTCCATCACAAAACATACAAAGACATCGAGGAAGCAAGGCGGGATATCTTTTGGTACATCGAATGTTTTTATAATCGACAACGGAGGCATCAAGCGTTAGGGAATCTGACACCGGCAGCTTTTTTAAAGAAGCACTGTGAGACCCAAAAGGCTGCTTAG
- a CDS encoding stage III sporulation protein AH, with translation MGQFILVVRKDLFLSFQAKLVLSRLSDSLIAIREQFEWPGTILGGGEPAIVCYFKTDNHAKKILKEVSNSLYSWVQPDLPEDLSFMKGNNLWLVNTSHESESYFVTEEKEELEEILGIRNIKIKQK, from the coding sequence ATGGGTCAGTTTATTTTAGTGGTGAGAAAAGACCTTTTTCTATCTTTTCAAGCTAAGTTAGTCTTGAGCCGTTTATCCGATTCACTTATTGCAATTAGAGAACAGTTTGAATGGCCAGGAACCATATTAGGTGGTGGAGAACCTGCCATAGTATGTTATTTCAAAACCGATAACCACGCAAAGAAAATATTAAAAGAGGTTTCCAATTCTTTATACTCATGGGTGCAACCTGATCTGCCAGAAGATTTATCCTTTATGAAAGGGAATAATCTTTGGCTCGTTAATACATCCCATGAATCAGAAAGCTATTTCGTTACTGAAGAAAAGGAAGAGCTTGAGGAGATTTTAGGAATTAGGAATATAAAAATAAAGCAGAAATAG